Proteins co-encoded in one Nitratireductor kimnyeongensis genomic window:
- a CDS encoding metal ABC transporter ATP-binding protein: protein MLEKSKTHAQPSGDMLVEMHNAGVSRGGRWLVRGVDLAVRRGEIVTLIGPNGSGKSTTAKTAIGIITPSEGHVHRKGALRIGYVPQKVALDWTLPLSVERLMTLTGPANRKDIRAALDEAGVGHLAGRQVAALSGGEFQRTLLARAMLRKPDLLVLDEPVQGVDFTGEVALYELIRDLRDRTGCGILMISHDLHIVMADTDTVICLNGHVCCRGEPQSVMDSPEYRKLFGTRAAESLALYRHHHDHTHLPDGRVRHADGTVTAHCHPDDGHHHEHADREAPAEGGRDA from the coding sequence ATGCTGGAAAAATCAAAAACACATGCCCAACCCAGTGGCGACATGCTGGTGGAGATGCACAATGCCGGGGTCAGCCGTGGCGGACGCTGGCTCGTGCGCGGCGTGGATCTTGCCGTCAGAAGGGGCGAGATAGTCACGCTGATCGGCCCGAACGGTTCGGGCAAGAGCACGACGGCCAAGACCGCGATCGGGATCATCACGCCAAGCGAAGGACATGTGCACCGCAAAGGCGCGCTGCGGATCGGCTATGTGCCGCAGAAGGTTGCGCTCGACTGGACGTTGCCGCTCAGTGTCGAGCGCCTGATGACGCTGACGGGACCGGCCAACCGAAAGGATATCCGCGCGGCACTGGATGAGGCAGGGGTCGGGCATCTGGCGGGACGCCAGGTGGCAGCCCTTTCGGGCGGCGAGTTTCAACGCACGTTGCTCGCGCGCGCCATGCTACGCAAGCCGGACCTGCTCGTTCTGGACGAACCCGTGCAGGGCGTGGATTTCACCGGCGAGGTCGCGCTCTATGAATTGATCCGCGACCTGAGAGACCGCACCGGTTGCGGCATATTGATGATTTCGCACGATCTGCACATCGTGATGGCCGACACCGATACGGTGATCTGCCTGAACGGGCATGTCTGTTGCCGCGGCGAACCGCAGAGCGTGATGGACAGCCCGGAATACCGAAAGCTCTTTGGCACGCGTGCAGCGGAATCCCTCGCTCTTTACCGTCACCACCACGATCATACACATTTGCCCGACGGCCGTGTGCGCCATGCCGATGGGACGGTCACCGCCCATTGCCATCCCGATGACGGTCACCACCATGAGCATGCGGATCGCGAAGCGCCAGCAGAGGGAGGCCGCGATGCTTGA